The Myxocyprinus asiaticus isolate MX2 ecotype Aquarium Trade chromosome 31, UBuf_Myxa_2, whole genome shotgun sequence genome has a segment encoding these proteins:
- the LOC127422540 gene encoding uncharacterized protein LOC127422540, whose translation MPAYFLLHRGREGRICHSGAKTRDRRKTRRQKSPRNWGRVAKPRRYDMVVLERRSPLPSSRRRRSRCRPAGGGGAHCQSPEGGGATASRQRTEEPLPYARGGGARCHPLGGEAAADVCREVEELVAIRQEARSSVIGRRHGGPLPSWPRTEWRRGWWPECFFLSLSSFSFSVSPPLLFPSPSPRLSQVGKTCRQKDARKGNTSPPGREGSTSRRRFPPASIRQWRSVMRRRAWPGREGARPALNQLNQLGEG comes from the coding sequence GTAGGGAAGGCAGAATCtgccacagtggtgccaaaacccgggatagGAGGAAGACGCGCCGTCAGAAAAGCCCTCGCAACTGGGGGAGGGTTGCGAAGCCGAGGAGGTATGATATGGTGGTATTggagcggaggagcccgctgccgtccTCCAGGAGACGAAGGAGCCGCTGCCGTCCGGCAGGGGGTGGGGGTGCTCATTGCCAgtcgccagagggtggaggagccacTGCCAGTCGCCAGAGGACGGAGGAGCCGCTACCGTACGCCAGGGGTGGGGGAGCTCGCTGCCATCCACTGGGAGGCGAAGCGGCCGCTGACGTCTGCCGGGAGGTGGAGGAGCTtgttgccatccgccaggaggcgAGGTCCAGTGTCATCGGCCGGCGTCACGGAGGACCGCTacccagctggccgaggactgAATGGCGGCGTGGTTGGTGGCCggagtgtttttttctctctctctcctctttctctttctctgtctctcccccactgctctttccctctccctcccctcgtctctcccaggtgGGGAAGACATGCCGGCAGAAGGACgcccggaagggcaacacctcccctccaggaagggaggggagtacatcAAGGCGGAGGTTTCCCCCGGCCTCAATCAGgcagtggaggagtgtgatgaggaggagggcatggccaggccgtgagggtgcgcgcccagcgctgaatcagctaaatcagctgggagagggataa